The Phycisphaerales bacterium genome includes a region encoding these proteins:
- a CDS encoding pyridoxal phosphate-dependent aminotransferase → MSISQLARQISESATLKINELAATLAAKGEPVIHLGGGEPKSKPPLDALVAAAAQLHTGEIRYTPADGLPALKKAIIRYMEEHYAHHVKPEHVLVSNGAKQAIMVALQTILNPHDEVIFPAPYWVSYPEMVRLCGGIPVQVVPEDGSFCPRLQDIVDRVGPDTKAIIINSPNNPTGIIYPAEFIAEIVQFCEQHELYLIMDDIYHRLAFDGVKPANCYAYAGRKDENSRLIVVNGVSKAYAMTGFRIGWAVANKRLIEAMANVQAHQTSGPSALLQHAAVGALLGVQSGVEALRLTLENNRNVMLARLAGIPGVHVEKPQGTFYCFADFRHYDPDSTRLARLLLGKVRVVTVPGVEFGLEGHLRLSYCGTVKDITEGLERIKWALDPEAPNEIYIGDRRRVRDWALPGLAPALP, encoded by the coding sequence ATGAGTATCAGCCAACTCGCCCGCCAGATCAGTGAATCCGCCACCCTGAAGATCAACGAACTGGCCGCCACGCTCGCAGCCAAGGGCGAGCCCGTCATCCACCTCGGTGGCGGTGAGCCCAAGAGCAAGCCGCCGCTCGATGCGCTTGTAGCGGCCGCGGCCCAGCTCCACACCGGCGAGATCCGGTACACGCCCGCAGATGGTTTGCCAGCCCTCAAGAAGGCGATCATCCGCTACATGGAAGAGCACTACGCACACCATGTGAAGCCCGAGCACGTGTTGGTATCCAACGGTGCCAAGCAGGCCATCATGGTCGCGCTGCAGACGATTCTGAATCCGCATGACGAGGTGATTTTCCCAGCGCCCTACTGGGTCAGCTACCCGGAGATGGTGCGCCTGTGCGGCGGAATCCCGGTGCAGGTGGTGCCCGAGGACGGCAGCTTCTGCCCGCGGCTACAGGACATCGTCGACCGTGTGGGGCCGGACACGAAGGCGATCATCATCAACAGCCCCAACAACCCGACCGGCATCATTTACCCCGCCGAGTTCATCGCCGAGATCGTGCAATTCTGTGAACAACACGAGTTGTACCTGATCATGGATGACATTTACCACCGACTGGCGTTCGACGGTGTGAAGCCCGCGAACTGCTACGCCTACGCCGGTCGTAAAGATGAGAACTCCCGGCTGATTGTCGTCAACGGCGTGTCGAAGGCCTATGCGATGACCGGCTTCCGGATCGGCTGGGCGGTCGCCAACAAGCGGCTGATCGAGGCCATGGCCAACGTCCAGGCGCACCAGACCTCGGGCCCCTCCGCGCTCCTGCAACATGCGGCCGTAGGCGCACTGCTCGGGGTGCAGTCAGGCGTGGAGGCGTTGCGACTGACACTGGAGAACAACCGCAACGTGATGCTTGCCCGGCTCGCCGGCATTCCGGGTGTGCACGTCGAGAAACCGCAGGGTACGTTCTACTGCTTCGCGGATTTCCGACACTATGATCCGGACTCGACACGGCTCGCCCGCCTGCTGCTGGGTAAGGTGCGGGTGGTGACAGTGCCGGGAGTGGAGTTTGGACTCGAGGGCCACCTCCGACTCAGCTATTGCGGCACGGTGAAAGACATTACGGAGGGGCTTGAGCGGATCAAGTGGGCCCTCGATCCAGAGGCCCCCAACGAGATTTACATCGGCGACCGCCGCCGGGTGCGCGATTGGGCCCTGCCCGGGCTCGCCCCGGCCCTGCCATAG
- a CDS encoding HAD-IIA family hydrolase, with amino-acid sequence MQIRGVLLDVEGVLVSDKRYLAIEGAIGFVAALRTAGRPLRLLSNNTTDDRAEMLEKLCRAGFDFRLDELHTCTYAAVEELRARGLRRLLVLGTVALRRMLAAAGFETADDPHVDAVVVGLDPELTFARLQLAVQALLRPEVVFIALHHNRIYGDDSGRPAPSVGSISAALEYATQRAPLVLGKPSPTAYTRPLEELRLLPRDVLMVSDDPLSDLAGARRLGLRTAFVLSGKYAQPEVVEGLSAEERPDLIVPKLGDLLTREAITLAR; translated from the coding sequence ATGCAGATCCGTGGTGTCCTGCTCGATGTGGAGGGGGTGCTCGTTTCGGACAAGCGTTATCTTGCCATCGAAGGCGCGATCGGATTCGTCGCGGCCCTGCGGACCGCCGGGCGCCCGCTGCGGCTCCTGAGCAACAACACGACGGACGACCGCGCCGAGATGCTGGAGAAGCTCTGCCGGGCCGGCTTCGACTTCCGACTCGACGAGCTGCACACCTGTACCTACGCTGCCGTGGAGGAACTGCGGGCGCGCGGGTTGCGTCGGCTGCTCGTGCTAGGCACGGTGGCTCTCCGGCGCATGCTCGCCGCCGCCGGTTTCGAAACCGCGGATGACCCGCACGTCGATGCAGTCGTGGTGGGGCTGGATCCTGAGCTGACTTTCGCGCGGTTACAGCTCGCAGTCCAGGCACTGTTGCGACCGGAGGTCGTGTTCATTGCGCTGCACCACAACCGCATTTACGGCGATGACTCTGGTCGGCCGGCGCCGAGTGTCGGTTCGATTTCGGCGGCACTCGAGTACGCCACGCAACGCGCGCCGCTCGTTCTCGGAAAACCGAGCCCCACGGCGTATACCCGGCCGCTGGAGGAACTGCGCCTGCTGCCGCGGGATGTGCTGATGGTGTCGGATGACCCGCTCAGCGATCTGGCCGGTGCACGGCGGCTCGGCCTGCGCACCGCGTTCGTGCTTTCCGGCAAGTACGCTCAGCCGGAGGTGGTGGAGGGCTTGTCCGCGGAAGAACGGCCGGACCTCATTGTCCCCAAACTGGGAGATCTGTTGACGCGCGAGGCGATCACCCTGGCGCGCTGA
- the lpdA gene encoding dihydrolipoyl dehydrogenase: MTEHDLIVIGAGPGGYVAAIRAAQLGLNVACIEREEALGGTCLRIGCIPSKALLESSAHYHAAQSSLAEHGLKIGKLELDLAQMLKRKDEIVSGLTKGVGQLFKKNRVTRYHGHGRIAGPGRVDVTSSEGTQELRARHMILATGSQTAPLRSVDLDGDRIGTSTEALSYSEVPRHLVVIGAGYIGLELGSVWQRLGAQVTVLEYLDRILPGMDDEIATEALKLFKKQGLSFKLGTRVTGAKVKKNKCIVAIEGADPVECDRVLICVGRVPNTDDLGLDRVGIRVDDRGRIPVQDHFRTTAEGIYAIGDVIAGPMLAHKAEEEGVACVEAIVNGYGHVDHDAIPGVVYTEPEIATVGRTEQQLKDTGQEYRKGIYHFRGNARARALGQVEGRVKMLADAKTDRLLGVHILGPRAGDLIAEAAVALSFGASAEDLFRCSHAHPTLAECLKEAALAVHGRPLNA, from the coding sequence GTGACGGAACACGACCTCATCGTAATTGGCGCCGGACCCGGCGGATATGTCGCGGCGATTCGCGCCGCCCAACTCGGGTTGAACGTCGCCTGCATCGAGCGGGAAGAGGCCCTCGGCGGCACTTGCCTCCGGATCGGCTGCATCCCGAGCAAGGCCCTGCTCGAGTCGAGCGCGCATTACCACGCCGCGCAGTCGTCCCTCGCCGAACACGGGTTGAAGATTGGCAAGCTCGAACTTGACTTGGCACAGATGCTGAAGCGCAAGGACGAGATCGTCAGCGGGCTCACCAAGGGCGTCGGGCAGCTCTTCAAGAAGAACCGCGTCACCCGCTACCACGGCCATGGCCGCATCGCCGGACCGGGCCGCGTCGACGTAACCAGTTCCGAAGGTACACAGGAACTGCGCGCGCGGCACATGATCCTCGCAACCGGCAGCCAAACCGCGCCGCTCCGCAGCGTGGACCTAGATGGCGACCGGATCGGCACCAGCACCGAGGCGCTCTCCTATTCCGAGGTACCCCGGCACCTGGTCGTCATCGGCGCCGGGTACATTGGGCTCGAACTGGGCTCCGTCTGGCAACGACTGGGTGCGCAGGTCACCGTGCTGGAGTACCTTGACCGGATTCTTCCCGGGATGGATGACGAGATCGCGACCGAGGCGCTGAAGCTCTTCAAGAAGCAGGGCCTGAGCTTCAAACTCGGGACGCGCGTCACCGGCGCGAAGGTGAAGAAAAACAAGTGCATCGTTGCGATCGAGGGCGCGGACCCCGTCGAGTGTGACCGTGTGCTCATCTGCGTCGGCCGCGTACCGAATACCGATGATCTGGGGCTTGACCGCGTCGGCATCCGGGTGGACGACCGCGGGCGCATTCCGGTGCAGGATCATTTCCGCACCACCGCCGAAGGCATTTACGCGATCGGCGACGTCATCGCGGGCCCCATGCTGGCGCACAAGGCCGAAGAGGAAGGCGTCGCCTGCGTGGAGGCGATCGTGAACGGCTACGGGCATGTGGACCACGACGCGATTCCCGGCGTCGTGTACACCGAACCCGAGATTGCCACCGTGGGGCGGACCGAACAACAGCTCAAGGATACCGGCCAGGAGTACCGGAAGGGCATCTACCACTTCCGCGGTAACGCGCGGGCACGGGCGCTCGGCCAGGTTGAGGGGCGCGTGAAGATGCTCGCCGATGCGAAGACCGACCGCCTGCTCGGCGTGCATATCCTCGGGCCACGGGCGGGCGACCTGATCGCCGAAGCCGCCGTGGCCCTGTCCTTTGGCGCATCAGCCGAAGATCTCTTCCGGTGCTCACACGCACACCCGACGCTGGCCGAGTGCCTGAAGGAGGCCGCCCTCGCTGTTCACGGCCGCCCGCTGAACGCCTGA
- a CDS encoding undecaprenyl-phosphate glucose phosphotransferase, producing MLKQYHQFVLALLVAADALAVSTAWLASYWLRFAYLPVDEAKGVPALGDKFLPMLPLVVLGHLVIFSWVRLYRPRRSEGLWREVRDIVKAFLAAVAVVVLIDYLQPEAHKISRGFIATYAVVGTSLFVVFRLSVRAFARSLRQAGFNQRSAVIVGTGRNAQQLLRALQKNRWIGMDVVAFVDDVPPDVARRLRGIPVRGPLGALRAVVDETRIDCVFVALPAAQAQRVNEVLDQLSTSMADVRLVSDLNPLLAMRPTVSTLDGLPILSLRQTPHYGSNALVKRGFDLVVGTLFLFLGALPMLIIAALVKLGSPGPVLYRQRRMGLDGQEFDMLKFRTLRVDAEADGPQWRPRGDRRTTIGTFLRKTSLDELPNLFNVLAGHMSLVGPRPERPEFIREFKHEIRHYMLRHKMKAGMTGYAQIRGYRGDTSLSKRIQHDLHYIRNWSLGLDCYILFMTIFGVWFSRHEADAGAASTAGPDAGLPPVPPAAHE from the coding sequence ATGCTGAAGCAGTACCACCAATTTGTGCTCGCACTGCTGGTCGCGGCGGATGCGCTGGCGGTGAGCACGGCGTGGCTGGCGAGCTACTGGTTACGATTCGCCTACCTGCCGGTGGACGAGGCGAAGGGTGTCCCGGCCCTGGGTGACAAGTTCCTGCCCATGCTGCCGCTGGTCGTGCTGGGGCACCTGGTCATCTTCAGTTGGGTACGTCTGTACCGGCCGCGGCGGAGCGAGGGGCTGTGGCGGGAAGTGCGTGACATCGTGAAGGCATTTCTCGCGGCGGTGGCGGTAGTGGTGCTGATCGACTACCTCCAGCCCGAAGCGCACAAGATTTCGCGCGGCTTCATCGCGACCTATGCCGTGGTGGGAACATCACTTTTTGTTGTATTCCGCCTTTCGGTGCGGGCGTTTGCGCGGTCGTTGCGGCAAGCCGGATTCAACCAGCGCAGCGCCGTCATCGTGGGCACGGGGCGAAACGCGCAGCAACTCCTCCGTGCTTTACAGAAAAATCGCTGGATCGGCATGGACGTGGTCGCATTCGTGGACGATGTTCCACCGGATGTCGCCCGGCGGCTGCGCGGCATTCCGGTCCGCGGACCACTGGGTGCCCTGCGCGCGGTCGTCGATGAGACGCGGATCGACTGCGTCTTTGTCGCCTTGCCCGCCGCCCAGGCGCAGCGCGTCAACGAAGTGCTTGACCAGCTTTCGACCTCGATGGCGGACGTCCGCCTCGTGTCCGATCTCAACCCGCTGCTCGCGATGCGTCCGACGGTCTCGACCCTCGACGGGCTGCCGATTCTCTCGCTGCGTCAGACGCCGCACTACGGCTCGAACGCGCTTGTCAAACGGGGATTCGACCTCGTGGTGGGGACGCTGTTCCTGTTCCTCGGCGCTCTGCCGATGCTGATCATTGCCGCGCTGGTCAAGCTCGGCAGTCCGGGCCCGGTGCTGTACCGCCAGCGGCGCATGGGCCTCGACGGGCAGGAGTTCGACATGCTCAAATTCCGCACGCTGCGTGTCGACGCTGAAGCCGACGGTCCGCAGTGGCGCCCGCGTGGCGATCGGCGCACCACCATCGGTACGTTCCTGCGAAAGACAAGTCTCGACGAACTACCGAACCTGTTCAACGTACTGGCCGGCCACATGTCACTGGTCGGTCCGCGCCCGGAACGTCCGGAGTTCATCCGCGAATTCAAGCACGAGATTCGCCATTACATGCTGCGGCACAAAATGAAAGCCGGGATGACCGGCTACGCCCAGATTCGCGGTTACCGCGGAGATACGTCGCTCTCCAAACGAATCCAGCATGACCTGCACTACATCCGCAACTGGAGTCTCGGCCTCGACTGCTACATCCTGTTCATGACGATCTTCGGCGTGTGGTTCAGCCGGCACGAGGCGGACGCAGGCGCCGCATCGACCGCAGGCCCCGATGCCGGCCTCCCGCCTGTTCCCCCGGCTGCCCACGAATAA
- a CDS encoding phenylacetate--CoA ligase family protein, with amino-acid sequence MQEARRPGLLELFFVSRRRPPALVAAQADQRLRFLVRHAYEHIPFYREHWRSAGFHPRDFRDHTDLPRIPPVDKELLVEAGDAVLDPRVPRQRFNLMTTSGTSGRAIRIARTISELRVTRRAILRTFVHAGLRPWHRVVTVASPWLHTRKGMVMNAIAKVRHLFPLLPLDEQIAILDRFQPLGVIGQTGGIYLLARELLRRGRTLPMRAVLPTGATLMDEMRQTIALAFAVEPRDMYGAIEVGPISMQCSHGNYHIDADRLAVEIVAPDGRPVPPGVPGQVVCTALHAHAMPFIRYRLLDIAALRTDTCGCGVRFPLMTAVQGRINDFLPTPNGELVSPHFFFHLFDHAERNPVRNWRLTQHSRVHLSYEYEPESGACPEEFERGMTLIRQRFGPTCRLDVQAVAHIPLTEAGKRRCIISKLRPTHAGLERAWIEGATSGSGNGKAAVVNGASPAEIGA; translated from the coding sequence ATGCAAGAGGCCCGCCGGCCAGGACTGCTCGAACTTTTCTTCGTGAGTCGTCGGCGTCCGCCTGCGCTCGTTGCCGCCCAGGCCGATCAACGCTTGCGTTTCCTGGTCCGCCATGCGTACGAGCACATTCCCTTCTATCGCGAGCATTGGCGCTCCGCCGGATTTCACCCGCGCGATTTCCGCGACCACACCGATCTGCCCCGCATTCCGCCCGTGGACAAGGAATTGCTCGTGGAGGCCGGTGACGCCGTGCTCGATCCCCGCGTACCACGGCAGCGCTTCAACCTGATGACTACCAGCGGCACGTCCGGCCGCGCCATCCGCATCGCTCGTACCATCAGCGAACTGCGGGTCACGCGCCGGGCGATCCTGCGCACCTTCGTGCATGCGGGGCTCCGGCCGTGGCACCGCGTCGTTACCGTGGCGAGTCCCTGGCTGCACACACGGAAGGGCATGGTGATGAACGCCATCGCCAAAGTGCGGCACCTCTTTCCGCTGCTCCCGCTGGACGAACAGATTGCAATCCTCGACCGGTTCCAGCCGCTGGGCGTGATTGGACAGACCGGTGGCATCTACCTCCTCGCGCGCGAGTTGCTGCGCCGCGGCCGGACCTTGCCAATGCGCGCGGTGCTGCCGACCGGGGCGACGCTTATGGATGAAATGCGGCAGACCATCGCGCTGGCGTTCGCGGTCGAGCCCCGGGACATGTACGGTGCCATCGAGGTCGGCCCCATCAGCATGCAGTGTTCGCACGGGAACTACCACATCGATGCCGACCGTCTGGCCGTGGAGATCGTCGCCCCCGATGGCCGGCCGGTCCCTCCCGGAGTGCCCGGACAGGTCGTGTGCACGGCGCTGCACGCCCACGCGATGCCCTTCATCCGGTACCGGCTGCTCGATATCGCCGCACTGCGAACGGACACCTGTGGCTGTGGCGTACGTTTCCCGCTGATGACGGCGGTGCAGGGCCGGATCAACGACTTCCTGCCGACACCGAACGGCGAGCTCGTTTCACCGCACTTCTTCTTCCATCTGTTCGACCATGCCGAGCGCAATCCGGTCAGGAACTGGCGGCTGACACAACATTCCCGCGTGCATCTGAGCTACGAATACGAGCCCGAATCCGGCGCGTGCCCGGAAGAGTTTGAGCGCGGCATGACCCTGATACGGCAGCGGTTCGGACCGACCTGCCGGCTGGATGTCCAGGCCGTGGCCCACATCCCGCTGACGGAGGCGGGGAAACGCCGTTGTATCATCTCAAAGCTGCGACCGACACACGCCGGTCTGGAGCGCGCCTGGATCGAGGGGGCCACGTCCGGCAGCGGTAATGGTAAAGCCGCGGTGGTGAATGGCGCGAGCCCGGCGGAGATAGGCGCATGA
- a CDS encoding sterol desaturase family protein has translation MRVPGLVIHMAVFVIGLILFHWLERRYPIQAAQTSGPKRRGYFADLAAAFVNGPFLGTLTKIGAANVLIMLPVFYDAFGGWPWWLQFAIFLLYNDFMRYWLHRWYHESDLLWRIHRVHHTCTEMDALSTFRVHLLEAVIKYGVIMTPFYVLMIDPTVIIVYTTIDILKGFWHHANVRTVIGSWNYVLNSAELHWWHHAVDGPGQYSNYGSIFSIWDRLFGTFYYPRGEWPKQVGVEGMEAFPDTYTGQFATVCYDDDGVRRKFCGSSRPIAEDGAAPPAQLPPDSPARTGRGALKTSAGGGLA, from the coding sequence ATGAGAGTCCCCGGACTGGTGATACATATGGCCGTATTTGTAATCGGCCTGATCCTATTCCATTGGCTGGAGCGGCGTTACCCCATTCAAGCCGCCCAGACGTCCGGCCCGAAGCGCCGGGGTTACTTCGCAGACCTTGCGGCGGCCTTTGTCAATGGTCCGTTCCTTGGAACGCTGACGAAAATCGGCGCTGCGAACGTGCTGATCATGCTGCCGGTGTTCTACGATGCTTTCGGTGGCTGGCCGTGGTGGCTCCAGTTCGCGATTTTTCTGCTCTACAACGACTTCATGCGCTACTGGCTGCACCGCTGGTACCACGAATCAGACCTGCTGTGGCGGATTCACCGGGTCCATCACACCTGCACGGAAATGGATGCGCTCTCGACATTTCGTGTACATCTGCTCGAAGCCGTGATCAAATACGGTGTGATCATGACGCCCTTCTATGTGCTCATGATCGATCCGACCGTCATCATCGTGTACACCACGATCGATATTTTGAAGGGCTTCTGGCATCATGCGAATGTGCGGACGGTGATCGGCTCCTGGAACTACGTGCTGAACTCGGCCGAGCTGCATTGGTGGCACCACGCGGTGGACGGCCCCGGGCAGTACTCGAACTACGGCTCGATCTTTTCGATCTGGGACCGGCTGTTCGGCACGTTTTACTACCCGCGCGGCGAGTGGCCGAAGCAGGTGGGCGTGGAGGGCATGGAGGCGTTCCCCGACACGTACACCGGGCAGTTTGCCACCGTGTGCTACGACGATGACGGTGTACGGCGGAAGTTTTGCGGGTCCTCCCGGCCGATCGCGGAGGACGGAGCGGCGCCTCCAGCGCAACTTCCACCGGACTCCCCGGCGCGGACCGGGCGGGGCGCATTGAAAACCTCAGCCGGGGGAGGGCTTGCATGA
- a CDS encoding ABC transporter permease has product MIRSTLLLARKDLRVLAQNRTAVFFALLFPLVYAFFFGWVFDSVGRAQFEKAIEIFVVDEDQTDKSREFVAKLHASDALKSEVAPNRAFAADQIRRGERAALVVIPAGFAAARARPLGAEPPVLEIGTSPRRQAQQRLLQGVLTRMMFDELRGAFSSLLRLTGQGRGDGAGFEPVHIVINDLTERNTGPRNAFSVSFPQGIMWGLISAAAGFSISIVSERTAGTLARLQLVPVDRAYIVAGKALACFITLTIVSLFMIAVALAVGVRPDSLPLLLLAAVATAIAFTGIMMLLAVLATTEQTAGGLGWAVFTVMAMIGGALVPVFFMPEWLQPLSLISPVKWAMHAYEGAIWRHFSLWEMLLPVVILCAIGFGSFVIGARFLSAPFLSARAT; this is encoded by the coding sequence ATGATTCGCTCGACGTTGCTGCTGGCGCGGAAGGATCTCCGTGTGCTCGCGCAGAATCGCACCGCGGTGTTCTTCGCGCTCTTGTTCCCGCTCGTCTACGCTTTCTTTTTCGGGTGGGTGTTCGACAGCGTCGGGCGGGCGCAGTTTGAGAAGGCCATCGAGATCTTCGTGGTCGACGAAGATCAGACGGACAAGTCGCGGGAGTTTGTCGCCAAGCTGCATGCTTCCGATGCACTCAAGTCCGAAGTGGCTCCCAACCGGGCGTTTGCGGCCGACCAGATCCGCCGCGGGGAGCGCGCCGCGCTGGTCGTGATTCCGGCCGGCTTCGCCGCGGCCCGCGCCCGCCCCCTGGGAGCGGAACCGCCGGTGCTGGAGATCGGCACCAGTCCGCGGCGCCAGGCCCAGCAGCGGCTGCTCCAGGGCGTGTTGACGCGCATGATGTTCGACGAGCTGCGCGGGGCCTTCAGCTCCCTCTTGCGGCTCACCGGTCAGGGCCGTGGTGATGGGGCTGGATTCGAGCCCGTGCATATCGTCATCAACGACCTGACCGAGCGGAACACCGGTCCGCGCAACGCGTTCTCGGTGTCCTTCCCACAGGGGATCATGTGGGGTTTGATCAGCGCGGCGGCGGGCTTCAGCATCTCGATCGTGTCGGAGCGCACGGCGGGTACGCTGGCACGATTGCAGCTTGTGCCGGTGGACCGGGCCTACATCGTGGCCGGCAAGGCGCTGGCGTGCTTCATCACACTCACGATCGTCTCGCTCTTCATGATCGCCGTAGCGCTTGCGGTCGGGGTCCGGCCGGATTCCCTGCCGCTGCTGCTGCTGGCGGCGGTGGCGACGGCGATCGCGTTCACGGGCATCATGATGTTGCTGGCGGTGCTGGCGACGACGGAACAGACGGCGGGCGGTCTCGGCTGGGCAGTATTCACGGTCATGGCGATGATCGGCGGGGCCCTGGTGCCCGTTTTCTTCATGCCGGAGTGGTTGCAGCCGTTATCGTTGATCAGCCCGGTCAAATGGGCCATGCATGCGTACGAGGGCGCCATCTGGCGTCATTTCTCGCTGTGGGAGATGCTGTTGCCGGTGGTGATCCTATGCGCGATCGGCTTCGGAAGCTTTGTGATCGGAGCGCGTTTCCTCTCGGCTCCGTTCCTCTCCGCGCGCGCGACGTAA